From Prosthecobacter sp., the proteins below share one genomic window:
- the rph gene encoding ribonuclease PH, which produces MPRTDGRAPDQLRKIEYVLDVAPHAAGSVLIAFGNTRVICTACINEEVPRWMKVQNVKGGWLTAEYSMLPYSTLERKDRESSRGRPDGRSTEIQRLIGRSLRAVVDLEKLGARTLCVDCDVLQADGGTRTAAITGACIAVSIAFNRLLEKGKITRQPLKKKIAAVSVGILKGETLLDLCYVEDAAADVDSNIVLTEDGEFVEIQGSGEEATFTEAQLHSMLEYGRKGIKELVTIQDEAINSAMKPAEGKDLQKLAEFFGKR; this is translated from the coding sequence ATGCCCAGAACCGACGGACGCGCCCCAGACCAGCTTCGCAAAATTGAATACGTCCTCGACGTCGCCCCGCACGCTGCGGGCTCGGTGCTCATCGCCTTTGGCAATACCCGCGTCATCTGCACCGCCTGCATCAATGAGGAAGTGCCGCGCTGGATGAAAGTGCAGAACGTCAAAGGCGGCTGGCTCACCGCTGAGTACTCCATGCTGCCGTATTCCACCCTGGAGCGCAAAGACCGCGAAAGCTCACGCGGCAGGCCCGACGGCCGCAGCACTGAAATTCAGCGCCTCATCGGCCGCAGCCTCCGTGCCGTCGTTGATCTCGAAAAACTCGGTGCCCGCACCCTCTGCGTCGATTGCGACGTGCTCCAGGCCGACGGCGGCACCCGCACCGCCGCCATCACCGGCGCCTGCATCGCCGTCTCCATCGCCTTCAACCGCCTGCTCGAAAAAGGCAAGATCACCCGTCAACCGCTCAAGAAAAAGATCGCCGCCGTCAGCGTCGGCATCCTCAAGGGCGAGACGCTGCTCGATCTCTGCTACGTCGAAGACGCCGCCGCTGATGTCGATAGCAACATCGTCCTCACCGAAGACGGCGAATTCGTCGAAATCCAGGGCAGCGGCGAAGAAGCCACCTTCACCGAAGCGCAGCTTCATTCCATGCTCGAATACGGCCGCAAAGGCATCAAAGAACTCGTCACCATCCAGGACGAGGCCATTAACAGCGCCATGAAGCCCGCCGAGGGCAAGGACCTGCAAAAGCTGGCGGAGTTTTTCGGCAAACGCTGA
- a CDS encoding histone deacetylase: MPTALLLDPIYQQHDPGPGHPESVQRHVAITKALTESGIVAKTQSIAPRVATIDEIALCHDRGYIATAKKDVESGLEDLSTGDTSICPRSYDVAIQAVGGVLNAVDAVFAGKAQNAFCAVRPPGHHARPAQGMGFCLFNNIAIAARHAQKQHGAQKIAIVDWDVHHGNGTQDIFYEDGSVFFASTHQSPLYPFTGHADESGSGKGKGSTLNLPFPARTGMSDIGGAFTNRLLPAIDKFKPDLILISAGFDSRIDDPLGQFRLTDDDFIALTKLLLESAAIHCQNRLISVLEGGYNLRGLASAVTAHVQTLIG, translated from the coding sequence ATGCCAACGGCTCTGCTCCTCGATCCCATCTACCAACAGCATGACCCAGGCCCGGGGCATCCTGAGAGTGTTCAGCGTCATGTTGCGATCACGAAAGCGCTTACCGAGTCTGGAATCGTCGCCAAAACGCAGTCCATCGCTCCTCGCGTCGCCACCATCGACGAAATCGCGCTCTGCCATGATCGCGGATACATCGCCACCGCGAAGAAAGACGTCGAATCGGGCTTGGAAGACCTCAGCACCGGCGACACCTCGATTTGTCCGCGATCCTATGACGTCGCGATTCAAGCCGTCGGTGGTGTGTTGAACGCCGTCGATGCCGTGTTCGCTGGTAAAGCGCAGAACGCCTTCTGCGCCGTGCGTCCGCCGGGACATCATGCACGTCCGGCGCAAGGCATGGGCTTCTGCCTGTTCAACAACATCGCCATCGCCGCACGTCATGCGCAGAAGCAGCATGGCGCTCAGAAGATCGCTATCGTGGATTGGGACGTGCATCACGGCAACGGCACGCAGGACATCTTCTATGAGGACGGCAGCGTCTTCTTCGCCAGCACGCATCAAAGTCCGCTCTATCCCTTCACCGGCCATGCGGATGAATCTGGCAGTGGAAAAGGCAAAGGCAGCACCTTGAACCTCCCCTTCCCCGCCCGCACCGGCATGTCAGACATCGGCGGCGCCTTCACGAACCGCCTCCTGCCCGCCATCGACAAGTTCAAACCCGATCTGATCCTCATCTCCGCCGGTTTCGACTCCCGCATCGACGATCCCCTCGGCCAGTTCCGTCTCACCGACGACGATTTCATCGCGTTGACCAAACTTCTGCTCGAATCCGCCGCCATACATTGCCAGAACCGCCTCATCTCCGTTTTGGAAGGCGGCTACAACCTCCGCGGCCTCGCCAGCGCCGTCACCGCGCACGTTCAGACGCTCATTGGATAA